Part of the Firmicutes bacterium HGW-Firmicutes-1 genome, AAAGTAATGCATTATGCTATCAAATTCATAGAAACATATATTCAAAATCAATAATGTAATTGGCATAACAATAAATTTATAATCTGCAAAATCAAATAATTTAGTAATCCCTATACAAGTAGCTAATAAAAATGCACTCACTTCAACATAAATACCAATCATAAAAACTATAACTGCTAAAATGTCTAATCTTTGCAGAAAATTGCCAATTCTGATTCTTGAAACAGTGACATATGTTGGAAAGTAATGACCTATATCTTCTCCCAATACCAGTGTGCTTTTAAAAGAAGACATGAACACTATAACCCCCCCAATTAAAATGCCTGAAAAATAAATTTTATACGGAGAATTTTTATCCTTTGAAAAAGCAAAAACAGAAGCCAATCCAACTATATATGCAAAGGGAAACGTAATTGTCAGAAATGTTCCTTTTGCTACCGGCCCTATTCCATCATATAGTATTGGTAAAATGTTTGTGATCTCCATTTTCGGAATCAAAAGTAAAAACACTAATATTTCAATAACAATGGGTATAATAATAAAAAATTCTGCCCACCTTCCCAGCACTTCTAAACCTTGTTTAACACAATAAGTACATGTTAAAGCAAAAACAATTACTATAATAATAAATGGCGTTTCAGGAAACAAAACTGTACTAACAAAAAATCCTATATCTTCTAGAATCAATACAACTGTATGAAAAAAAAACCATGTATATAAAGCAATCAGTGCTTTCCCTAAATATTTTCCAAGACAAATTTCCATAATATCTAATAAATTTTTATTTGGGAAAAGGACATGTAGTCGAGCAAATATTAATACTAGTGGTATCGTGAATACTATCGCTAAAATAATAGCAATCCACAAGTCTTTTTTAGCCTCAAATCCTTCAATA contains:
- a CDS encoding spore gernimation protein, with the translated sequence MKNQVVISNKQAISLLILFIIGESSIFIEGFEAKKDLWIAIILAIVFTIPLVLIFARLHVLFPNKNLLDIMEICLGKYLGKALIALYTWFFFHTVVLILEDIGFFVSTVLFPETPFIIIVIVFALTCTYCVKQGLEVLGRWAEFFIIIPIVIEILVFLLLIPKMEITNILPILYDGIGPVAKGTFLTITFPFAYIVGLASVFAFSKDKNSPYKIYFSGILIGGVIVFMSSFKSTLVLGEDIGHYFPTYVTVSRIRIGNFLQRLDILAVIVFMIGIYVEVSAFLLATCIGITKLFDFADYKFIVMPITLLILNICFYEFDSIMHYFEFGREIWPYYVFPFEIIFPCMLWITAEVKIKIKRKKLID